GCGCGTTATTTTCATAACCCGCAACAGGTGAATTCAGAGCAATAAAAACATCAGAGGACTTCTGCCACATGCTTGTATCCTTATTAATAAAACACAGAGGTAAAAAACGCAAAGGCGTTAAATTAGTTTATTTTTTTATTTTGCGTTAGAAGAACAACTTATGCGAAACAAAAATACGCTTACCGGGGAAAGTATATTGTGGATTGACTCACAAATTATAACGGTGGTAATAGATAATTAATTCATTTCTTGCATGTTTATATTTAACTTAATCATTCAGAAATAATATAAATAAAAAAAGCCGCCTCCACGTTTGCAGAGACGGCTTAATATCAAGGTATCAGAAGTATTTGCGTAAATATTCCGTCAGACAGAGGATCGCCATCGCCTGACCATACGGCATTGAGGTTAACGGGATCTGACGATAGAACTCCAGATCGCTGCCCATCCCGGTACCAAACGAGGTTTGCAGCAGTTCCCCTTCCGGGGAGATGTTCTTCACGATCCCGCGAATGGCTTTCTCGGCCACCTCCGCATACTCCGCCGCCACATAGCGTTTGCGCACCGCTTTCAGGATCCCGTAGCTGAACCCGGCGGTAGCGGAGGCTTCCAGATAGGAGTTCGGATCGTCCAGCAGCGTATGCCACAGGCCGCTTTCGTCCTGGCACTTCGCCAGGGCGGCAATCTGCGCATTCAGCACCTGCACCAGATAACGGCGCACGGCGTTGTTTTCCGGCAGATCCACCAGCTCGAGGAAATCAGGAATAACGATCGTCAGCCAGCTGTTGCCGCGCGCCCAGCGGGCGTTGGCAAAGTTGTGCTGGCCGTCGTAGTTCCAGCCGTGGAACCACAGCCCGGTCTCCCGATCCATCAGGTTTTGCACGTGCAGCAGGAACTGATAGACCGCCTCTTCCACGTATTCAGGTTTATTGAGCAGTTTGCCAATCTTCGCCAGCGGCAGGACGGTCATCATCAGGGTGTCGTCCCACATCTGCTGATGGTTCTCTTCCGCCAGGGTGATGTGCTGCATACCGCCATGATCGGTGCGCGGCATCTCAACCATCGCCCACTCGGCCCAGCTCTCCAGCCACGGCAGCCAGGCCGGGTTACGCGTCTCTTCATAACGATAGGCGAGGGTCAAAAACGGCGACATGGTGTTGACGTTTTTGGTGGTAGCCCCTTCGGCAAAACGCTCGGCAAACCAGCTGTCGATGATATCGCGCATCCCTTCATCCCCGGTCTGGCAGTAATACTGCCAGATGCCGTAGAGACCGACTCCGTGGGTCCACTCCCAGCCCGCCCAGCCTTTGGTGTCGATCACCCGCCCGTCGTCCAGCCGCAGTAAAAACTCGCCGGTTTTATCGTGAATGTTCACCAGGTTATGCGTCACTTTCTGGATCAGCGCTTTCAGTTCATCTCTGGCGATAAAGCGCTCTGGCTGACGCAGTAACGGGCTATGTTTGACAGGCCAAACCTTCATAATCTTAACCTCTGTTGTAAGTCGAATTCAGTGGAGCACGTTCTTTCAGTGACGGTGCAGCGGGTTTATTGCGATTCAGATAGCCGATGTTGTTGTTGCCCCACAGGCAGTCGTACGGCATACCGGCCAGCATTTCGACCGTGGCGCGGGCCTGCGGCGTGGCGGCCTCCGGCATCGCACGGCCCGACTCACGCATTTTGGCCGTCTCTTCACGCAGCGTGCTGTGCGTTTGTAAGTTCAGCTTGAAGCGCAGTGAGACCAGGAAGCCGCAGCACAGGACCAGGATGGTGCCCACGCTCAGGATCATCAGAATGGTATGGCTGACCCCTTCCGGCTGCACCTTCTGACCGCTGACAAAGCCGGACATCTGCATAACGATCCCCACCAGCATGATGGCCCCTGCTTGGGATGCTTTGCGGGTCAGGGTCATGATGCCGGCGAAGATGCCCTCGCGACGTTGACCGGTGATGACTTCATCCACGTCAGCGATATAGGTGTAGGTATTCCACGGCACATAGTTGATCCCGCCGCGGCCCAGACCCGCCAGCGCAGACACCAGCAGCAGCAGCGCGTAGATATCGCTCATGCCGGCGTAGTAGAGCCCTGCATAGGACATGGACGCCAGGCCAAATAGCACCACCACCATGCGGTACGACGGCGCGGGTCCAAAGCGGATGCACAGCGGGATCATGGCGATGACGGCAAGGAACTGGAAGATGGCCATTGTGCCCAGCAGGTTAGAGGCCATGGAGGCTTCCTGCATCAGCACAAAGACCACGTAATAGGTAAAGACGGCGTTGAACACGTCCTGCGCGATATAGCCCCCGAGGTACATCCCCAGATGCTGACGGAAAATTTTGATCCGCAGGGTGGAGCTCAGCTCAACGAACAGACGGTTCAGGCTCTGACCGAGGGTCAGCTTTTTCTTCTCCTCTTCAGCACGCAGTGCGGCTTCGGTCCACTCTTCACGCGGACGTTCCCAGGTAAAGAACCAGACGAAGGTCAGCATCAGGGCGCACAGCACCGAGAATACCAGGCTGGCATAGAAGAAGGAGATGGCGTTGTCTTTACCGAAGTGGGTTAACAAAATACCCGGCAGGAACGAGGCCAGAATCGCCGACATCTGCGCCATGGAGATACGCGCGCCGGAGAATTTGGTTTTCTGTTTGAAATCGTCGGTCATCTCCGGCACCAGCGTTTCGTACGGTACCAGGATCATGGTGTAGACGATATCAAAGATCAGATAGGTCAGCAGGTAGTACCAGAAGCCCATATCCCCGACCCACATCAGCGAGTAGCTGAAGACGCACGGGATGCCGAGCAGGATAAAGAACTTACGACGGCCAAAGCGTTTGCCCAGCCAGGTCGTGCCAAAGTTATCGGTCAGGAAGCCCATCAGCGGACTGACAACGGCATCCAGAACCCTTGCCGCCGCAAAGATGAAGGTGGCCTCAATCGGAGAGAGGCCGCAGAACGTGGTATAAAAATATAACAGCCAGGCAGCGGTTAGCGCTGTGGTTCCCGCCCCGAGAAAATCGCCCGATCCGTAGGCCAGATAGTTTGCGAGTCCAATTTTACGTGTTTTCATTACCGTCGACCCTGTAAGTTTCAGATGACTCCCGGTGAGCCCGGAGGGAACGGGAGTGACTACAGGGTTACAGTAAGAGTATCCCTACGCGGATACCTTTCTGTTTCTGCCATCGCCCGGCGGCAACTGGCAAAAATGCAAAGAGATTTACTACGCGCGTCACTCTTTTATAAAACAGCGTTTCTTTTGCTTCAAAAGGCGGGGTCAATTATGCGAGCCAGTCATCAGAATGAGCTAATAACTGGCGAAAAAGCGGGCGTTTAGCGGTAGTTAACGATCACCTCGTTACGCTGAACCTTCAGGGCGGGGATAAGACGGCCCCCACCGGGTACTTCCCAGATAAAGCGTAGCGGCTCGGCGGCGGGCACATTGTTGAAGGCATTGGTGCTGCCGCTGGCGCCGTTCAGTTCGGTGCAGCGCGCCTGGGAGCATAACCGCACCCGCAGCCCGGCGGGGATCGGGCCATTCAGCTCATAGCGCCAGACCACCAGCGTCATCAAACCCGATACCGGCTGCTTCGCCGACAGCGGGCGTGACGATGCCGCCACGCCCCGGTTGTTGAGGGTCAGGCCGATACTGCTGTCCTGCCATGCCCCCTCGCCTGCGGCCTGCGCCATCATCGGCAGCGCCAGTAACCAGAGTAATTTACGCATCATTATTGACCTCCAATGCTGGCGGTCATGCGGATGTGGCGATTGTCCGACAGCTCCATATTCGACAGAACCACCAGCTGCGTCAGGCTGCGGCGCAGGAAGCGCGACAGCAGCGGACGCAACGCGTGATTGACCAGCAGCACCGGCGGTGCGCCGAGCATCTCCTGACGCTGCAACGCCTCCTGGGTTTGCGCCAGCAGACGATCCGCCAGCCCCGGCTCCAGCCCGCCGCCGCCCTGCAACGCCTGCAGCAGCAGACGCTCAAGCGGCGTGTCGAGCCCAATCACCTGCACTTCGCCGTTGCCCGGGAACCACTGCTGGGTGATAGCGCGGCCCAGCGCCACGCGCACCACCGCCGTCAGCTCGTGCGGATCGTTTTGCAGCGGCGCATGCTCGGCCAGGGTTTCCAGAATGGTACGCATATCGCGGATCGGCACCTTCTCGTCGAGCAGGTTCTGCAGCACCTTGTGCAGCGTGGTGAGGGTCAGCACGCCCGGCACCAGATCTTCGGTGAGCTTCGGCATCTCCTGGGTCACGCGATCGAGCAGCTGCTGCGCCTCCTGACGACCAAACAGCTCCGCCGAGAACTGGCCAATAAT
This Leclercia sp. S52 DNA region includes the following protein-coding sequences:
- a CDS encoding glycoside hydrolase family 105 protein produces the protein MKVWPVKHSPLLRQPERFIARDELKALIQKVTHNLVNIHDKTGEFLLRLDDGRVIDTKGWAGWEWTHGVGLYGIWQYYCQTGDEGMRDIIDSWFAERFAEGATTKNVNTMSPFLTLAYRYEETRNPAWLPWLESWAEWAMVEMPRTDHGGMQHITLAEENHQQMWDDTLMMTVLPLAKIGKLLNKPEYVEEAVYQFLLHVQNLMDRETGLWFHGWNYDGQHNFANARWARGNSWLTIVIPDFLELVDLPENNAVRRYLVQVLNAQIAALAKCQDESGLWHTLLDDPNSYLEASATAGFSYGILKAVRKRYVAAEYAEVAEKAIRGIVKNISPEGELLQTSFGTGMGSDLEFYRQIPLTSMPYGQAMAILCLTEYLRKYF
- a CDS encoding MFS transporter; its protein translation is MKTRKIGLANYLAYGSGDFLGAGTTALTAAWLLYFYTTFCGLSPIEATFIFAAARVLDAVVSPLMGFLTDNFGTTWLGKRFGRRKFFILLGIPCVFSYSLMWVGDMGFWYYLLTYLIFDIVYTMILVPYETLVPEMTDDFKQKTKFSGARISMAQMSAILASFLPGILLTHFGKDNAISFFYASLVFSVLCALMLTFVWFFTWERPREEWTEAALRAEEEKKKLTLGQSLNRLFVELSSTLRIKIFRQHLGMYLGGYIAQDVFNAVFTYYVVFVLMQEASMASNLLGTMAIFQFLAVIAMIPLCIRFGPAPSYRMVVVLFGLASMSYAGLYYAGMSDIYALLLLVSALAGLGRGGINYVPWNTYTYIADVDEVITGQRREGIFAGIMTLTRKASQAGAIMLVGIVMQMSGFVSGQKVQPEGVSHTILMILSVGTILVLCCGFLVSLRFKLNLQTHSTLREETAKMRESGRAMPEAATPQARATVEMLAGMPYDCLWGNNNIGYLNRNKPAAPSLKERAPLNSTYNRG
- a CDS encoding flagellar protein FlhE; this translates as MRKLLWLLALPMMAQAAGEGAWQDSSIGLTLNNRGVAASSRPLSAKQPVSGLMTLVVWRYELNGPIPAGLRVRLCSQARCTELNGASGSTNAFNNVPAAEPLRFIWEVPGGGRLIPALKVQRNEVIVNYR